The Mesomycoplasma hyopneumoniae J genome contains the following window.
GGCTTGCCCCTGGATTTATTGTCTCAACTGTGGCTAATTCAAATGATCTTTTCTATGGAATTGGTGGAATCGAGGTCAAAACGCCAATGGGATTTATTGGTGCAGTTTTATTTGGTTTTTTAGTCGGTTATAGTGTAAAATATCTTAATAGTCTAAAAATACAAAAATCACTTGCGGGTATTATGCCGATTTTTGTAATTCCGATCGGCGTAAGTCTTTTTTGGTCACTAATGGCAATCTTTATAATTGGGGCGCCGATCGGCTGAATTTTAGACAAATTTATTGAAGCACTCAAGTCGATTTTTCTTAAAAAAGATAGTCTTGGCCTCGGAATCGCCTTTCTCTTAGGGCTTTTACTTGGGTCAATGATTGGTTTTGATATGGGAGGTCCTATTAACAAAGTTGCTTATTTAAGCGCTACCGCGCTTGTTGCTAGTCAAATTTATGAGCCTATGGGAATGGTGGCAGCCGCTATTCCCGTTGCCCCTTTTGGAATGGGTCTTGCAACTCTTATCTGAAAGAAAAAGTTTTCCCAAAAGGAAAAATCCCTGGGAATTTCAGCATTTGTAATGGGGTTTATCGGGGTTTCCGAAGGAGCCATTCCCTTTGCGATTGTCGATCCAAAACGGGTAATTAGTGCTAATGTAATCGGATCAGCAATTGCTGGCGGTCTTAGTGGTATTCTTGCAGTAACTAATTCCGCCGGACACGGCGGGCCAATTGTTGCTATTTTAGGGGCAATTGGATCAGACAAGCACGGACTTGGTCTGGGAATCGCCTTTTTCTTGATTGCAATAATTATTGGTTCGCTAACCACGGCACTAATTTATGGTTTTAGTAAAAATCGTAGTATAAAAATTTTCACTTTTTGAAAAAAATTATGAAACCGAAACAAATAATTATGAAAATTAATAATAATAATAATAATAAAACAGTTTTTTTAGTAGTACTTGTAGTTGCACTTGTTTTGATTATTGCCGGAATTATAATGCTCATCTTTGGAATTCCGCAATATAAGGAATTTATTAGTCAAGTACTTAAACAAAATGCTAAACCAAGTCATAGCCCAATTTTTATTTATGGTGTTTTTTTACTGGTTTTAGCTATTCTACTTTTAATTTTAGATATTTTTATTGCAAATGATATCTGAAATAAGAAATTACAAGTAAAGGAGATTAATTAACCATGAAGATGGTGAAGATGGGGGGGTTAATTTATCAATTAACAAATCCACAGATTAAAGATAAAATTTGAGCCGGTGACCGACTTGATAAACAAATAAGAAAACGCGGAAAAATCGGCGAACTCTGACTAATTTCAGCAATCAGAGGTTCTGAATCACTAGTAGATGGCAGCTATCCGCTTTCGCTTTTTTATCAAGAAGTTCCGGAATTTTTTTGCAATTATCCAAAAAAAACCTACCCAAATCTCCATAAAATTATTGATGCGGGTCAACCTTTAAGTCTACAAGTTCACCCAGATGATCAATATGCCAAAAAAAAATATAACTCACTTGGTAAAAATGAAGCCTGATTTGTTATAACAAGAGGGAGAAAACCATTCCTGATTGGAGCAAAATCACTTGATTTTATCGAACATATGAACAAAATCACTAATGAAAATATTAATGATTATGTTAATTCTTATGCGCTTCAAAAAGGCGATCTTGCTTTTATCCCTGCCGGAACTATCCATTCGATTCCAGAAAAAAGTCTTGTCTATGAAATTCAACAAACAAGCGATATCACTTTTCGAATCTATGACTTTGACCGAGTTGATAAATATGGCAAAAAGCGAAAACTTCATCTTCAAGAAGCTAAAAAAGCAATAAAACCGGAGCTAAAACCTGTAATTGTCAAGAAAGACAGGGGAGTTGCGCGTCAATTATTACTTAAAAATGAGCATTTCCATCTAACTCGAATTGAAGTTGATCTTGAATATATTCTTCTTCCTAAAGAAGATGTCTATTGATATGAGGTTGTTATTCTTGAAGGTATTGGTATAATGGCAGGAACTAAATTCAAAAAATTTGATGCCTTTATTATCAGTGGGCATCTTAAAAAGCCGATTTTGTTTATCGCGATGAATGCAATTATTTTAATCAACGAAGTTAGATAAGAAGTTTAATTATACCATAAAAAAAGTTTTCTTAAAAAATGCAAGAAAACTTTTTTTTTTTTTTTTAAAAAAAAAAAAAAAAAAAAAAATTTACTATTATTATTTGGGTAATAAAAAAGACCCGTAATAAAATTACGGGCCCTAATCCTGAGTTTCCCAGTTTGATGGCGAAAATTCACTTTTTAGTGAATATGAATATGCAGAAATCGCCGTAAATCGGTGTTTTTTACCCGTAAAACCTTAATTTTTATTAATTACAATTAATTACAATTTTAAAGTAATTTTATGGTATAATTATAAATTATGAAAAAGCATAATTTGATTTTGTTTAATGTTTGAGGATCTTCAAAAGATAAAATATATAAATATGTTGGCTGAACACAAGGTTATGGGAAAGCTCCAAAACGTTGATTTAGTATAGGAAATGTGCAAACTTTGGAAAAAATTAATCCAAATGCTATTCAAATTATCAAAGAAAAATTGAAATTATTTTCAAATTTAGATGACAAAGATAAAATCAAGACAACTTTACTTGATTCTCTTAAAAATTCTGCCATAATCGAAGGTTCGGTTTTTATTGGTGGGGAATTAATTGAAAAACTTATTGAAAAGCACAATATTTTTGAATCACTTCCTAAAAGTAGACATAAAAATATGAGACAAATTTTTAACTACTTAATTTCAAAGCGAATTACTGATCCTGGTAGCATTATTAATGCTTTTGATAAAAAGGATGATTACTCAAATCAAATAAATACTTCCAAAAATAGCTTTTATAGACTCTTAGATCTTGTCTATGAATCACAAAATCAACTTTTAGATAGTCTTAACAAAATGGTTATAAGCGAGCTTGGAAAAAGGGACAATGAATTTTATTTTGATTCATCAACAGTCTATTTTGAGACATTTGAAAGAAATGGATTAAGAATTCCTGGCTATTCTAAAGATGCTAAATTCAAAGAAGATCAAATTGTCATTGCTTTAGCATGCGATAAAAATGGCATTCCTTTTCATATTAAAGTTTTTAAAGGAAATACAGCCGATTCTAGTACCCTAATCCCTTTTGTATTAGATATTGAATCTAAATATAATATCAAAAATATGACAATAATTGCTGACCGTGGCATGTCCACTGCTGCAAATATTCGATTTCTTGAATCAAAAGAATATAATTTCATTATTTCTTATCGTGCAAAGATAGGCAGTCAAAAATTTAAAAATTATTTATTAGATCCTAGCGATTATGTTGATCTAAATCCAGATTTTAAGTATAAAAAAGAAGAATTTTATTCATCTTATAAAAATAAAAGATACACTGAAAATATTAGAAGAAGAATTATTACTTACAGTAAAAAAAGAGCAATAAAAGACAGCAAGGCTCGCGAAGAACAAATCCAAAGTTTTATTAAAAAACAAAATAAAGATGGTTTTATTGAAGTAAACAAATTGTTTGGTAAAAAACCTAAATATTTTAGGGAAATTTCAAACATGAAATTTGAATTAGATCAAAGTAAAATTGACAAGGACAAACAATTTGATGGTTACTATGTCTATGAAACAAATATACTAAATTTAAATGTCTTAGACATAGTTGAAGAATACCAAAAACAGTGAAATATTGAAGCTAATTTTAGAAGTCTAAAAGGTTTATTGAATATTCGTCCTGTATTTTTAAGAATAGATGAGCATATCCTAGCTCATACATTTTTGTGCTTTATCTCATTAGTTATTTTAAAAACTATAATTTTTAAAATCAACAAACATATTAGTGATAACAAGTTATTCGCAAACAGTCAATTAACTGAAGTTGGTTTAGTAACGATGTTGCAAAAATTAAGACAAAGGGTTGAATTTAACACTTTAGATCAACAAATGATATTTAAAAATCGCGATGGTGTTCCTAGCGATCCCAATATTTGAAATAGGTATGATTTCTACTTTGATATCTTAATAAATCAGTAAAAAAATAGGTAATTAACTTTTGGCAAAAAACTTAAAAAAGCACGGAAAACCGGACACTTTTTTAAAATTATCTCATCAAACTGGGAAACTCGGAAAAAAAAAAAAAAAAAAATTTACTATTATTATTTGGGTAATAAAAAAGACCCGTAATAAAATTACGGGCCCTAATTTTCACTAATATGTAAAAAAAATTACAAAATATTTAACATATGAATTTGAATTATTTGGCTAATTTACTTTCTTTGCATAAACCCTAAAATAAATAGAAAAGTAAATTATAAACCATAATAATACTAAAATAAAATATTTAGAATAAAAAGAAAGGAGGATAAAAAATTTAAAATTTAGATTTAAAGAGAGGTTATTCTACTATTTTTTTAGAGATATTAAACTCTTTGAAAACATTATTAAAGGCGTTATTTGTAAATGCGATTGTTTTAACCTGTCAAGGAGCTACATTAAGATTGGCGACATCGTTAGAATCTCCTGTTCCGCGATAGAAGTCATAGATAACCGAAGAATTAATCACTGGAAGTCATAAAGTATTAGGACCTTGGATCTGCATTACCCCAACAAAACGTATATTACCGGAATTAAACATTTCTTCAGGGATAACAACTTTAAATTTAATCCATTTTTGCTTGTCTTTATCTTCGCTTGATTTTTCTGGGCGATCTTGCTCCTGGACTCTTAGCGCGGCTATTTGGTTATCATCATTTTGGAAAACAAGCCTTCAATCTTGTGTTTTGAAATTCGGCCCATTTTGGAAACCTAATGGTCCGTATTTTCATAAAGGTAAAGGAGCATTTGTTGTAAGGACAAATGTCCTTGTTTTTTGATCAAAGCTGGATTTAAGCGCTTGGAGAGCAAATCCTTCTCTGATCTTCTCCCAGGTAGGGGTCTGCCCCTGGGAATTCATATTGCTGTTTTCATTTTCTCAATTACCAAAAAACACTGTTGGCTTATAAAATTTCTCCTTTGAGCCGCTAATATTTGGCCATCATTGAGTAATATTTGGAGCAATTAGTTTTGTATTATCTTCAAGTTCCTTTACATCTTTAATAAAGACATCAGCAATGTTAGCAGTTATAACATTTGGCTGATTGGTAATGATATCTTTATCATACCAGAACGTGAGATATGCAGACCCCCAGTCAGCATAGTTATTATTAACTTGCTTCTGGATTACTTGTTTTAATTTTGCTCCAGATCCCCGATCTGAGCCTTCAGGTTCAACAAATAAATTAGTAATAAAATCACTTGAATTATATAAAGTAACCTTTCAAGGTTGATTTAAAACTAGGTTAAGATAATTTTCAGGTAGTTTTTGATTTGGATTTGGATATTCTTTTTGATCAGGATGAATATTTGTTCATCCCTTAGCAATTTTAGGGGATTTTTTCTCATATTCATTTAAATAGTTTTTAAATAAATCATATGATTTTAACAGTTTTTCTTCCCCTTTTTTATTTGAAGCATCCTTAATTTTTGCTAGTTCATTTCCAGGATCAAAAATTCTAATTGAAAGACCTAGTTTACCATGATATTCAGTGTTTTTAAGACCTAAAGCCTGAATAAAATCTTGCTTAAATCGCTTTTGACCGTTTGAGGAAGTTCCGCCCTTGAGTTGTTCTGAACCAATATAACCATCAAGGCCGGTTGATCAGGGAACACCAATTGATCGTTCAACCAAATATTTTGGTTTGATCATTATTATTTTATCAGAATAGTTAGAAAGATTAGTATTATTATCTCGTTTAAGAGCTATGAGTGCGGGGGTAAAAGTTTCGGGCTTAATATTTTTATTAAGTCTTTGGATTAGACCCGAGCCTTGATTACCCCCGCCTGGTTGTTGTTGTTGTTGTTGTTGTTGTTGAGAACTCACATTTCCTTTATTATTTAAATATTTATCTATATTTCTTCAGTCCTCATTAAAATAGAAAAAGGGATTATAATCAGCAAAAGTAATTGGTGTATTCATTAATCTTTTGATATTATTAGCTCTTAGAGAAAATTCTAATTGATGATCACCTGCTTCATTTTTGATTACTTTTAAATCTTCAATTTTATAATTTGGATCATTATTTACTAAATTTGATAAGGTAAGACGGTGAGCTTTTGTTAAAGGATTAAGAATATTAAACTCGTCTTTTGGATTATAGGTTTCCAGTTCTTCTTCTTTTCTAACAGCTTTCTTTTGTTGTTGTTGTTGTTGTTGTTGTTGTTGTTCAGTTTTTAGACCAAGCTCTCTTATTGTTTTAACTACCGGGCTAAGACGCAACATTTGCTGGTGAATCACCAAAGGAATACTTGCTAGTCATTTATCAGAAATATTTCCGCTGGCATCAACTGGTATTTGATCTTTGAATTTTAAGACAAACTTTGTCTTAGCCGCAAGCGGGGTTCTTGGATCATATTGCTCAACCCATTTAGTATCGAATACTTCGGGAGCAGCACTCATTTCTGGTGCTTTTTCAATTGTAGTATTAACAATTAATGACATTGTCTCATCTGATAAAACTCGAATAGTTTTTCCGTTGTCTTCAAGAGTTTTTGCTAATTTAAATTCAACGCGGAAACTAAGCTCTGAAACTTTCTCAACATTGATAATCTCGAATTCAATTTCTTTATCATTTTGTTGATAATATTGGATAAATTGATTCCCTAATAAAATTGCCAGTTTTTGTTTTAAAAGACCTGCTTCTTGATTATCTAGGCTCTTATTTCCTTGTTTTGAATCATCTTGTCCTTCTTGGTCTAAATCAGCTTCTTCTTGGAAATTAGTACTAAAATAAGGGGACTCGATTATTGAACCAAAAGTTGAGACATTTACATTTTGGCTTTGCCCGTTTTGATTTAATTTACCTTCAAATCAATCTTTTTCGGGACTTGAACTAATTTGGGGAATTACTGGTTTTTTAAGTTTATCATGAATTAAAGTATAGCCATCATTATTTAGTTTTTTAGGTAGTGGTTTTTCTTTTTGTTTATGTTGAACTGCTAAGGAAGTTGCTAATTTTTGGAAAACCCCAAATCTTTCAGTATCAAGATAAAAACTTTGAAGACCTAAAGGTGCATTTTCAACTGCTTGATTAAGTTGATCAATTGTATCTGCTTCTAATTTGGATTTCCCTGAGGTTTTAAGATAAATTGTTCTACTTGAAGAACGAATTACTTCTTGATTAAACTTGCCAGCATTATCATCAAAACCGATTGCATAATGGAATTTTAATTGATAAACATCAGCTCCTACTTTTTCTTTTACTTTTGGATCTAGCTCAGCTATTTCTTCAAAAATAATAGTTGACTTTGCCCCTGAATCTTGATAATAATTTCAGTTATTAGAAAGAGCAGCTGAGGTATAAAAAGCAGTTAAAAGCTCTTGTAAATTGGAAATTTGTCTAAATTTAGCATCTAAATTATTTTTTGGTTTAACTTTAAGTTTATCACCTAGATAAGTCCAATAAAGATTATCGCGAGTTTTGTTAATTCAAGATTCTTGAAGATCTTTTAAAAGTTTATACTGAAGCCTGTTATTTTGATCAAATTCGTTTTCATCACCAATGATTTTTTCCCAGATTTTAGTACTAAACTGGGCTAACTGATCCTGATTAGATAGATTTTGATCTTTAAATTGGCTAATAATTTCTTGTTCTCAAGGGCTATTAGAGTTTTGAGAACTACCAATATTTGAACTATTTTTTCTTAATTCTTTTGGTAAAAATAAAGGAAGACCAAATTCTGGGGCTTTAATTTCACCATCATAATAATTATTAAAATCAAGTAAAGATAATTTGAAATTATCTTTTTGACTAAATAAAGGTGTTTTAATCCTAATATTCTTAAGATCTTCAAGATTGAAATCAGAAGGAAGATTTTCATATCCTTCAAATTGAAGACCCGCTTTTTGTCCTAATTTTACTAATTCGTGGATTGTTTGTTTTGGATCAAGACCTAATAAATAACGGTAATATCCAAAAAGTGATCATTTATTTTGGAAAGCAGGAGAAGCACTTGAATAAATCTGCCAGTATTTATTTTTTTCGGTTTTATCTAGAACAAATTTTGCATTTTCTATATCTCTAGAGCTTGGAATTCTTGGATTTACTTCAAAAAGTTGTTCTTTTAATCTTAAAGAAATATTATAAGTATGTCTATTGGATAAAAGTTTGGCTAATTTGGTATAATCTTTGGCCTTAATTAGTTCTTGAATTTGTGATTTTGCTAGATAATAACGTTGATTTTGGACATCCTTTATCATATAAGGTTTATCCGGACTTGAACCTAAACCGGCCTTTTCTTGCTGATATTGAATCGGGGAATTCTCAGGAAGTCTTTCAGTAATATTATCATCTTCTTCAAGACCATCTTGATTATTTATTGCTTTTAAATTCTCATCTTTTTGCTGGCTAAATTCTTTAAGACCCTTTTTCGCTTTTTCTTTTTCCAAACTTGCTCTTTGCTCTCTTCGGGCTTGTTCAAGTTCTTCATTAACACCTGGATATAAAAGTCCAAAAGCTTTTTCGATTTCAACATCACGGAAGTTATCTAATTTAAAAGTTACTTCTTTTTCGAATAAAGTTTTAATATTAGGTTCTTGATCACCTAAAATTGAAGATTTAAGACTAATTTTGATTGGTAATTCAATGAATAATTTTTTTGTAATTGAACTTTGTTTAATTTTTGCTTTTGAAACTAAAAAAGTATAATCAAGATGACTGGCTAAATCATCAAAAAGAAAATTATATTTTCCTAATGAAAACCGAAGATTACGAGCTAAAGTTGCATTAACTAAATCTTTAATTGAATTAGGTTTAGAAACTAATTCCTGAAGTTGGGAATAAAAACTTAGAGCATCATATTCATATAAACTAAATTTCTCAATTCTTGGTTTTTGCTGATCTTTTTTAAATTTAACCCGATCTTTTAAAGATCTCTCACTAGCAGGGACAGGTTTAACTTGGGAATTACTAGTAATTGTCTCTGATTGGCCTCCAAAATAATCAGAGACATCTAAAAGATCAACATCTAATTGATCTTTTAGATCATTTTCATTAGCAAATAAACTAGTTCCATTACTTGCTTTTAAATCGATACTACTTAAGAAAGTCTCATCTTTGTATTTATAGTCTTTTAAAATGGTTTTAGCCTGAGGACTAAATTCGGTTCGAAGATAAAGTCTGACGGTTTTTTGATCTTGATTAAGATCACTAGCTCATTCTTTTCCATTTTGCGGATTTCTAATAAAAGAATAAACAAAAGGATCAACTAAATTGCCTTTTTCAAAACTAAAATCGGCTGTCTGCAAACGAATATTTGCTTTTAGAGCTTCAAGATCAAAGAATTTTTCAAGATAAACTCAAAGTTCGTCCTGATTTTTAAACTGATTAAGTTTTGCTATAAAATCACTTGAACGGGTCAGTGCAAGCGGCTTTATTGATTGAGCAGAAAAATTAGATAAAGGATGGATAATTAAATTATTAAAATTTTTATCAACGATATAAGAATATTGACCCAGGGCCGCTTTGGGCATATCAAGTGGTAAAAGATAAATAAATTTAGTTGCTGATTGAGCTATATTTCCATCTTCAAGTTTTTCTTTTAGATGAAATCCAAGACGAAAACGTTCTTTATCATCCTCGGGGCTAAATTCCGAGATAACCACCTGATATTTTTTCGGGATCTCCAAAACGGTTCTCCCATTATTAGTCAAAAAGTCAAATTTTGAGACAAAATCAGTAAATTCTGAACTTTTTGGATCAAAGGTTTTCCAATTTAAAAGTGCTTTTTTAACACTTTGATAATCGCTTGTAAAATTTGCAATCGAAGGTTTAAATGCAACAGAATCAATCAGTCCTAATTGAGATATTACTCCTTGAGTTGGATTTACACCCCGATATTTAACTTTTGAAGCCAAGCCAACAACTGTCCCAAAAACAGTTGAACCAATAATTGCCGCCGCTGTGGCTAATAGTAATGTTGATTTTTTGTTTTTCATAAAAAACCTCCGGGTTTTTCTAAAATTTTTCCTTTTTGTCTCTTTGTATAAATTATAATATAAATTTAAAAATTTTTATCTAATTTTTACTAAATTTTTTTTAAACTAAATTTTCCTTAAAATTTTCTAAGAATAATTCTTAAAATATTGATCCATAAAGGCTTTGCGCACATTTAGTCTTGCTTTATCATTTAAGAGTTTATCGCCTTTAAATACCGCAAACCCTTTAAAGGTCATACCCACTCGGTCTTGGGGATTAGAAGCTTGTGGGGTTGTATCACCGAT
Protein-coding sequences here:
- the p216 gene encoding P97 family cilium adhesin P216 translates to MKNKKSTLLLATAAAIIGSTVFGTVVGLASKVKYRGVNPTQGVISQLGLIDSVAFKPSIANFTSDYQSVKKALLNWKTFDPKSSEFTDFVSKFDFLTNNGRTVLEIPKKYQVVISEFSPEDDKERFRLGFHLKEKLEDGNIAQSATKFIYLLPLDMPKAALGQYSYIVDKNFNNLIIHPLSNFSAQSIKPLALTRSSDFIAKLNQFKNQDELWVYLEKFFDLEALKANIRLQTADFSFEKGNLVDPFVYSFIRNPQNGKEWASDLNQDQKTVRLYLRTEFSPQAKTILKDYKYKDETFLSSIDLKASNGTSLFANENDLKDQLDVDLLDVSDYFGGQSETITSNSQVKPVPASERSLKDRVKFKKDQQKPRIEKFSLYEYDALSFYSQLQELVSKPNSIKDLVNATLARNLRFSLGKYNFLFDDLASHLDYTFLVSKAKIKQSSITKKLFIELPIKISLKSSILGDQEPNIKTLFEKEVTFKLDNFRDVEIEKAFGLLYPGVNEELEQARREQRASLEKEKAKKGLKEFSQQKDENLKAINNQDGLEEDDNITERLPENSPIQYQQEKAGLGSSPDKPYMIKDVQNQRYYLAKSQIQELIKAKDYTKLAKLLSNRHTYNISLRLKEQLFEVNPRIPSSRDIENAKFVLDKTEKNKYWQIYSSASPAFQNKWSLFGYYRYLLGLDPKQTIHELVKLGQKAGLQFEGYENLPSDFNLEDLKNIRIKTPLFSQKDNFKLSLLDFNNYYDGEIKAPEFGLPLFLPKELRKNSSNIGSSQNSNSPWEQEIISQFKDQNLSNQDQLAQFSTKIWEKIIGDENEFDQNNRLQYKLLKDLQESWINKTRDNLYWTYLGDKLKVKPKNNLDAKFRQISNLQELLTAFYTSAALSNNWNYYQDSGAKSTIIFEEIAELDPKVKEKVGADVYQLKFHYAIGFDDNAGKFNQEVIRSSSRTIYLKTSGKSKLEADTIDQLNQAVENAPLGLQSFYLDTERFGVFQKLATSLAVQHKQKEKPLPKKLNNDGYTLIHDKLKKPVIPQISSSPEKDWFEGKLNQNGQSQNVNVSTFGSIIESPYFSTNFQEEADLDQEGQDDSKQGNKSLDNQEAGLLKQKLAILLGNQFIQYYQQNDKEIEFEIINVEKVSELSFRVEFKLAKTLEDNGKTIRVLSDETMSLIVNTTIEKAPEMSAAPEVFDTKWVEQYDPRTPLAAKTKFVLKFKDQIPVDASGNISDKWLASIPLVIHQQMLRLSPVVKTIRELGLKTEQQQQQQQQQQKKAVRKEEELETYNPKDEFNILNPLTKAHRLTLSNLVNNDPNYKIEDLKVIKNEAGDHQLEFSLRANNIKRLMNTPITFADYNPFFYFNEDWRNIDKYLNNKGNVSSQQQQQQQQQPGGGNQGSGLIQRLNKNIKPETFTPALIALKRDNNTNLSNYSDKIIMIKPKYLVERSIGVPWSTGLDGYIGSEQLKGGTSSNGQKRFKQDFIQALGLKNTEYHGKLGLSIRIFDPGNELAKIKDASNKKGEEKLLKSYDLFKNYLNEYEKKSPKIAKGWTNIHPDQKEYPNPNQKLPENYLNLVLNQPWKVTLYNSSDFITNLFVEPEGSDRGSGAKLKQVIQKQVNNNYADWGSAYLTFWYDKDIITNQPNVITANIADVFIKDVKELEDNTKLIAPNITQWWPNISGSKEKFYKPTVFFGNWENENSNMNSQGQTPTWEKIREGFALQALKSSFDQKTRTFVLTTNAPLPLWKYGPLGFQNGPNFKTQDWRLVFQNDDNQIAALRVQEQDRPEKSSEDKDKQKWIKFKVVIPEEMFNSGNIRFVGVMQIQGPNTLWLPVINSSVIYDFYRGTGDSNDVANLNVAPWQVKTIAFTNNAFNNVFKEFNISKKIVE
- a CDS encoding IS1634-like element ISMhp1 family transposase → MKKHNLILFNVWGSSKDKIYKYVGWTQGYGKAPKRWFSIGNVQTLEKINPNAIQIIKEKLKLFSNLDDKDKIKTTLLDSLKNSAIIEGSVFIGGELIEKLIEKHNIFESLPKSRHKNMRQIFNYLISKRITDPGSIINAFDKKDDYSNQINTSKNSFYRLLDLVYESQNQLLDSLNKMVISELGKRDNEFYFDSSTVYFETFERNGLRIPGYSKDAKFKEDQIVIALACDKNGIPFHIKVFKGNTADSSTLIPFVLDIESKYNIKNMTIIADRGMSTAANIRFLESKEYNFIISYRAKIGSQKFKNYLLDPSDYVDLNPDFKYKKEEFYSSYKNKRYTENIRRRIITYSKKRAIKDSKAREEQIQSFIKKQNKDGFIEVNKLFGKKPKYFREISNMKFELDQSKIDKDKQFDGYYVYETNILNLNVLDIVEEYQKQWNIEANFRSLKGLLNIRPVFLRIDEHILAHTFLCFISLVILKTIIFKINKHISDNKLFANSQLTEVGLVTMLQKLRQRVEFNTLDQQMIFKNRDGVPSDPNIWNRYDFYFDILINQ
- a CDS encoding polysulfide reductase NrfD, coding for MKINNNNNNKTVFLVVLVVALVLIIAGIIMLIFGIPQYKEFISQVLKQNAKPSHSPIFIYGVFLLVLAILLLILDIFIANDIWNKKLQVKEIN
- a CDS encoding type I phosphomannose isomerase catalytic subunit; protein product: MKMVKMGGLIYQLTNPQIKDKIWAGDRLDKQIRKRGKIGELWLISAIRGSESLVDGSYPLSLFYQEVPEFFCNYPKKTYPNLHKIIDAGQPLSLQVHPDDQYAKKKYNSLGKNEAWFVITRGRKPFLIGAKSLDFIEHMNKITNENINDYVNSYALQKGDLAFIPAGTIHSIPEKSLVYEIQQTSDITFRIYDFDRVDKYGKKRKLHLQEAKKAIKPELKPVIVKKDRGVARQLLLKNEHFHLTRIEVDLEYILLPKEDVYWYEVVILEGIGIMAGTKFKKFDAFIISGHLKKPILFIAMNAIILINEVR